The Pseudomonadota bacterium nucleotide sequence TTGATCTTTGGAGTTATGTCGACCTTCCAGCTGTTTTGGGTGAAAGTTGCCACCGGATAACCGTTTTTCTTTTTGCCTCTAAAGAGCATCAGGTAATACTCAAGACGCGGGTAGATATTTGTATCATAAGTCGGCCCACCAAAAACAATCCCCCCGGCATTGAGCATTTCTCCTAATACCTGGCCTGGCTCGGCTAACGCGGCGTCAAAGTATTTGACTGTAAAACCATTATGCTCCAAACGATGTTTAACGATGGCTCCCATTTGATGCGTATTACCCCACATTGAACCGACAACCATTACGACCTTATCCTGCTTGTCATTGCGAGCCCACTCCTGATAACGACTGATAATCGACATCGGATTGCTGCGATATACCGGCCCGTGCGATGGGCAAAGGATATTTATACCCATACCGCCCTTAACCCACTTATCGATGGCTTTGATCACGTGCCCCAAATAAGAGGCGACAATAGTTCCCAGATAGCGTTTTGCTTCAGGCCAGTAGCTTGCGAGATCAATTTCGTCGTCAAACAGACCTCTGTCGAGAGCTCCAAAACCACCGAAAGCATCACAGGGGAAAAGCACTTTATCCTCTACCAAATAGCTAAACATGGTATCTGGCCAGTGCAGCCAAGGATAACCGAGAAAACGCAAGGTTCGTCCTCCGAGATCAAGACTGTCGCCGTCACCGACCGCTCTCACCCGCTTCCCCTCTCCGTAAAATTGTTCAAGAAAAACTTTACCTTTTCCAGAAGCGATGATTTCGGCTTGCGGACAGGCTTTGTAAATGATTGGGATAATACCGGAATGATCCGGTTCAAGATGATTATGGACGATGTAGTCAATTTCGGTCAGAGGCATTATCTGCTCAATTTTTTTTATAAATGTTTCCGCGAAACCGTTGCGTGAAAGCTCAATCAAAGCCGTTTTGTTTTTGCCTTGGACCAGGTAAGCATTGTAGCTTATTCCGTGCGGCAGGGCCCACAGGCCTTCGAAAAGAGGATTGAAATGATCATTGACACCGACCCACCAGACTCCGTCGATGATCTTGACTGCTTTATCGGAATTACTTTCAGCCGTAGCCATTGTTTCCTCCAAGTCCGGCCGGCCCGGACGACAAAAAAGTTGAATGAACAATGATAAGGGGATAAAAATTATCTGAATAATAAAGTAAATAAAATCGGTTGTCAACCGCGGTACTTGAAAAAATATTTACACCGGAATCTTCGCGGAGCTCATGTCCGACCAAAAATTACGCTGAAACCCCTACCTCTTTTCCGGCTTCAAGGTCAAGAAACAAAGCTCCCTTACGGACTCTGGTTTGATATTTTACCATGCCCTTATCATCTACTTCACGGGCTATCCTTTCATAAACCATTTGCCTTTCATCAGAGCTCAGAGAACGTTGAAATTCGAGATGCCAGATTATATGTTCAACCGTGTTTTCAAGGCTGTCATAACGTTTCCAAACCGGGTGCAGATAAGAAATCTCGGGAGAATGACCAAGGGCATAGAGATAGTTGAAAATAACGGTCACATCCATAGCATCCCACCGGTAGGTTTCATCGTAAACCATTTTGTAGCAGGTTTGAAAAAGAGGATTGTCTCTGATCCCGGCCCAATAAACAAGGACGACAAAGCGGCGGCTCATGGCCAGAAGACGATCAATATTTTCTAATTCATTTAAAATCGGACTCATTGAGACAAAAACCGTATCATACTGACAAGCGGGATTAAACCCATAAAAATCATGACATATAACCGTTAAGTTCTCCGTCTTTTCCGCTTCTTTTCTAGCTATGACCCGTGCGATCATTCTTTCTGAAACATCCACGGCAGTGACTTGACGGCAAATTGCGGCAAAGTCAAAGCAATGAGTTCCCGGACCGCAGGCTATATCAATCAGTTCTGTTTGCGGGCTTAACATTCGATGGGCCAACATTTTTTCTTTGATCCACAGCTGCTCGGCCAGGAAAGCCGCATCATTCTCAAAACTATGGTAATGCCCCGCAATTTGATCCCATTTTCCCCCGGTGGCTACCTTGCTGCGCTTCAGGGAACGTTTACGGGAAAGAACGTAGTCACGCCAGAATTGCGGGGTCAGCAAAAGTTCCTCACTCACAAGCTTATTTCCTCCTGATGATATAATTTACGATCCATGCAGGTAAAAAGAGCATTCGCTCTCCCCTCTCCTTACTTCGGAAAATCAAATCCGCCAGAGATATCAGATTGACAATTTCCTTGAATGGTACGGTCAACTATGATAGTTACACCTGCCAATTACAGAACACGGATATGCGCGCCGCAGGTTTGTGCCGGAGATATAAGCTTTTACAGGAGCATTGACAAGATGAAAAATGATTATCGATTTTTACGAGCCTGCCGACGTCAGGATGTTGACTGCACCCCGGTCTGGATGATGCGTCAGGCTGGGCGTTACCTGCCGGAATATCGTGCTTTACGTGAAAAACACTCTTTTTGGGAAATGTGCAAAACCCCGGAGCTTGCGGTCGAAGTTACCCTGCAACCGCTGCGCCGCATGGAGCTGGACGCTGCCATCCTGTTTTCCGATATTCTGGTTCCTCTTGAACCCATGGGCTCAGCCATTGAATTTCACGAAGGTCGAGGACCGGTGGTGGAACGACCGATTCGTTCGGCTGCAGACCTGAAAACCCTAAAAGTCGTTGCGGCGGAAGAAACAGTTCCATTCGTGATGGAGGCTATCCGAATCCTGCGGCGTGAACTTGACGGCAAGGTGCCTCTGATCGGCTTTTCCGGGGCCCCCTTTACCTTAGCCAGCTATCTGGTTGAGGGCGGTGGCTCAAAACAGTATCAGCACATCAAAACCATGATGTATGTAAACCCTCAAGTTTACCATCGACTGATGGAAATGATTACGCAAACCGTGATTTCCTATCTTAAGGCCCAGATTCTAGCTGGGGCTCAGGCCGTGCAGCTTTTCGACAGTTGGGTCGGTTGTCTTGGATCTTTTGACTATCAAGAATACGTCTTCCCCTACAACCAAAAAATTTTTCAGGCGCTTGCGGAATTTGATATCCCCAAAATCCACTTTGCCAACCAAGCCTCGACCCTTCTTAAACAGGTGGTTGCCGCCGGCGGAGATGTCATTGGTCTGGACTGGCGCCAAGACATTTCTTCGGCCTGGGAAATCATTGGTCCGGAATGCGGGGTTCAGGGAAATCTCGAACCGCTTGTCCTGTTTGCTCCGATTCCTGAAATTCGCAGACGAGTAAGAATGGTTCTCGATCAGGCCGCCAATCGCAACGGTCACATTTTCAATCTTGGCCACGGCATCCTGCCAACTACTCCGATTGACCACGCCAAGGCCATGATTGATGCTGTACATGAGTTTTCCGTTCGCTAAACTAGATTAAACTCAACTACGACGGTAGGGGCATGAAGTATATCAGTACCCGGGGCGGAATCGCTCCGATCTCCTTTAATCAGGCGGTAATGATGGGGCTCGCCAGTGATGGCGGGCTACTTTTGCCGAAGGATA carries:
- a CDS encoding FprA family A-type flavoprotein encodes the protein MATAESNSDKAVKIIDGVWWVGVNDHFNPLFEGLWALPHGISYNAYLVQGKNKTALIELSRNGFAETFIKKIEQIMPLTEIDYIVHNHLEPDHSGIIPIIYKACPQAEIIASGKGKVFLEQFYGEGKRVRAVGDGDSLDLGGRTLRFLGYPWLHWPDTMFSYLVEDKVLFPCDAFGGFGALDRGLFDDEIDLASYWPEAKRYLGTIVASYLGHVIKAIDKWVKGGMGINILCPSHGPVYRSNPMSIISRYQEWARNDKQDKVVMVVGSMWGNTHQMGAIVKHRLEHNGFTVKYFDAALAEPGQVLGEMLNAGGIVFGGPTYDTNIYPRLEYYLMLFRGKKKNGYPVATFTQNSWKVDITPKINRYLEDLKAQVVSPQVVAQGPPDNIIKKKLELLADNLAAKIKDSCFIPEG
- a CDS encoding class I SAM-dependent methyltransferase is translated as MSEELLLTPQFWRDYVLSRKRSLKRSKVATGGKWDQIAGHYHSFENDAAFLAEQLWIKEKMLAHRMLSPQTELIDIACGPGTHCFDFAAICRQVTAVDVSERMIARVIARKEAEKTENLTVICHDFYGFNPACQYDTVFVSMSPILNELENIDRLLAMSRRFVVLVYWAGIRDNPLFQTCYKMVYDETYRWDAMDVTVIFNYLYALGHSPEISYLHPVWKRYDSLENTVEHIIWHLEFQRSLSSDERQMVYERIAREVDDKGMVKYQTRVRKGALFLDLEAGKEVGVSA
- the hemE gene encoding uroporphyrinogen decarboxylase, coding for MKNDYRFLRACRRQDVDCTPVWMMRQAGRYLPEYRALREKHSFWEMCKTPELAVEVTLQPLRRMELDAAILFSDILVPLEPMGSAIEFHEGRGPVVERPIRSAADLKTLKVVAAEETVPFVMEAIRILRRELDGKVPLIGFSGAPFTLASYLVEGGGSKQYQHIKTMMYVNPQVYHRLMEMITQTVISYLKAQILAGAQAVQLFDSWVGCLGSFDYQEYVFPYNQKIFQALAEFDIPKIHFANQASTLLKQVVAAGGDVIGLDWRQDISSAWEIIGPECGVQGNLEPLVLFAPIPEIRRRVRMVLDQAANRNGHIFNLGHGILPTTPIDHAKAMIDAVHEFSVR